DNA sequence from the Pyxidicoccus xibeiensis genome:
GGATCTGCGCGGTGAACAACAGGCTGGACTGCGGGATTCGGGAGGCGAAGGGCAAGGACAACGGGGACCGGTTCTTCATGCACCAGTGGGCCGGGGTGAACGACGACGGGTACCACGGCGTCTTCTATGTGGGCCCGGTCAACGCGTCCGCACCGGCGGTGCACCGGGGGCTGGGGCGTCCGGGAGCGGACGACAACTCGGTCCACCCGGCGAGGGACCAGGGCTCGTCGCTCGCGTCCATCCACTGACGGTGGCCCCGTCGCTGCTGCTGCGCGCTCCGGTCCGCTGGCATACGCTGCAGGCGTGACCGACATCACTGTCTATCAGCCGGACTTCCTCTACACGGGGGGCCGGTTCCACGAAGGGCGCGCCCTGGTCGTGAGCGCGGAGGGCCTCATCCTGGCGGAGGGCTCCGTGCCCGCCGGGGCGCGCGTCGTCAGGCTTCCGGGCCGCGCTCTGCTGCCGGGCCTCGTCAACGGCCACTCGCACGCGTTCCAGCGCCTCATCCGGGGGCGCACGGAGTACGTGGCCTCGGGCCGCGAGGCGGACGACTTCTGGAGCTGGCGCGAGGCCATGTACCGCGCCGCCGAGGCGCTGGGCCCCGAGGACGTCTACGTCGCCTCGCGGCAGGCCTTCCTGGAGATGGCCCTGGCCGGCATCACCACCGTGGGCGAGTTCCACTACCTCCACCATCAGGCGGACGGCACGCCGTACGCGGACCGCAACACGCTGGCGCACGCGGTCATCCGCGCCGCACGGGACGTGGGCCTGCGCATCTGCCTGCTGCGCGTGGGCTACGCGCGCGCCGGCTTCCGCGTGCCGGAGAACCCGCGCCAGCGGCGCTTCATCGACCGGGACGTGGACGCCTTCGTCGCCTCGGCGGAGTCGCTCGTGCACGAAGTCGGGCACGACGCGGCGGTCAGCGTGGGCGTGGCCCCGCACAGCGTGCGCGCCGTGACGAAGGAGTGGCTGGCCGCGCTCGCCGGCTCGGTGGCGAAGCGGATGCCCGTGCACATGCATGTGGCGGAGCAGCCGAAGGAAATCGAGGCCTGCCTCGCGGAGCATGGCCGGCGGCCGGTGGAGCTGCTGGCGGACCTGGGGCTGCTCGGGCCCGGCTTCACCGCGGTGCACGGCGTGCACCTGACGGACGCGGAGGTGGCGCTGCTGGGCGGGGCCTCGGCGACGGTGTGCGCGTGCCCGTCCACCGAGCGCAACCTGGGCGACGGCATCGTCCCCGCGGACGCGCTGGTGCAGGCGGGGGCGCGCATCAGCCTGGGCTCGGACAGCCAGGCCACCGTGGACCTGCTGGACGAGGCCCGGCAGCTCGAAGGGCACCTGCGGCTGGCGCGGCTACGGCGCGCGGTGCTGGACCCGGGCCGGGGCGCCATGGACGGGCTCGCGGCGCGGCTGCTGGGCATGGCCACCACGGAAGGCGCACGCAGCCTGGGGCTTCCCACGGGCGCCCTGGAGGCGGGAGCGCCCGCCGACTTCTTCACGGTGGACGTGCACCACCCGTCGCTCACCGGCGCGAGCCCGGAGTCGCTGCTGGCCGCCATCGTCTTCGGCGCGGACAAGGCGGCGGTGCGCGAGGTGGCGGTGGCGGGCCGCGTGGTGGTGCGGGAGGGCCGTCATCCCCTGGCGGAGGAGAGCGGCCGCGCCTTCCAGGGCCTGTCGCGCTCGCTGTACCCCTGAGGGAATTCCGCCTCTTACGGCGATATGACCCCGTGAGGCACTGCGTTCCTCTCCGGGGGCCGATTCCGGGAGGGCGCATGCGCTCGACGGTGTACGCGGTGGTGACGCTGATGTGTTTCCTGGCGGGCTGTGCCTCCCGCCAGGGGGGCCTGGACATCCCCGACCGGGAGGCCATCTACGACCGGCCCCTGGAGGAGGTCTGGCCGGAGGTGCGCCAGTTCTTCACGCAGAACAACCTGCCCTTCCGTGAGGACAAGGGCAGCATGGTGCTGCAGACGGAGTGGCGCGAGGAGTTCGGCGGCTCGAAAGTGGCCGGCTTCTGGCACCGCTACCTGGTGCTGGGCAAGCGCGAGTCGCCCACGCAGAGCAAGCTCTGGGTCATCCGCGTCACCAAGAGCGCCAACAAGGCGCTGTCCCAGGCCGGCAAGGAGATGGACTGGGGGCTCAACCGCACCATGGGCAGCAATCGCGGGCCGGAGCGGGAGGTGATGTCCACCGGAGAAGGGGCTTCAGCCGACGCGGTGGGCGAGACGTTCCTCAGCGTCGAGGACTTCGAGGACCGGTTCGACGCGCCGCGCGGAGAGAACTCCCACTTCGCGGAGTCCGGGCAGGGCTCGCGAGACCTGGTGATGGAGTGGCGCGTGTTCAACGCGGTGGCCCCGAAGCTGGCGAAGGAGGAGAACGCGCCGCGCCCGGTGATGGTGGCAGCGAAGGCGCCCGAGGCGAAGGCCGCACCCAACCCCATGGCCATGGAGTGCGGCCTGCCCATCGTCGGGCTGGGCAAGCAGGTGAAGCAGGGCGGGGTGCTGCTGCTGGGCGA
Encoded proteins:
- the hutF gene encoding formimidoylglutamate deiminase, whose product is MTDITVYQPDFLYTGGRFHEGRALVVSAEGLILAEGSVPAGARVVRLPGRALLPGLVNGHSHAFQRLIRGRTEYVASGREADDFWSWREAMYRAAEALGPEDVYVASRQAFLEMALAGITTVGEFHYLHHQADGTPYADRNTLAHAVIRAARDVGLRICLLRVGYARAGFRVPENPRQRRFIDRDVDAFVASAESLVHEVGHDAAVSVGVAPHSVRAVTKEWLAALAGSVAKRMPVHMHVAEQPKEIEACLAEHGRRPVELLADLGLLGPGFTAVHGVHLTDAEVALLGGASATVCACPSTERNLGDGIVPADALVQAGARISLGSDSQATVDLLDEARQLEGHLRLARLRRAVLDPGRGAMDGLAARLLGMATTEGARSLGLPTGALEAGAPADFFTVDVHHPSLTGASPESLLAAIVFGADKAAVREVAVAGRVVVREGRHPLAEESGRAFQGLSRSLYP